A stretch of DNA from Sphingomonas ginkgonis:
TCCTCGGCGTCTTCTGCCGGCTGTGGAAGCGCGACGGAAAGCCCGGCTACCGACGCTTCCAGCCGCGCATGTGGGGACTGCTAGAACGCGACCTCGCGAAGCCCGGGCTGGAGCCGGTGCGCGACTGGTTCGACGCGCATGTCGACCCGGTCCACCGCGCCGCGGCGTGGGCGGAGGTGGCGGCATGAGCCAGACCCGCACACTTTCGCTCCGTCCCGAGGTCAAGGCGGCGGTGCCGCGGACCGCGATGGTGATGGCTGCCGGGCTCGGCAAGCGGATGCGGCCGCTGACCGCGACCCGCCCCAAGCCGCTGGTCGAGCTCGCCGGGCAAGCGCTGCTCGACCATGTCCTCGACCGGCTGCGGGCGGCGGGGATCGCCAAGGTGGTGGTCAACGTCCATTATCTCGCCGACAGCCTCGAGGCGCACCTCAAGGCGCGGTCGGGCGGGCTGGAGGTGCAGGTCAGCGACGAGCGCGAGCTGCTGCTGGAAACCGGTGGCGGGCTGGTCAAGGCGCTGCCGATGATCGACGAGGATCCCTTCTTCGCGATCAACAGCGACAATTTCTGGGTGGACGGGCCGACCGACACGCTGAAGCTGCTCGCCAGCCACTGGGACGGGGCGCGGATGGACGCGCTGCTCCTGCTGGTGCCGCAGGCGCGGGCCGGCAACCATTCGGGGCTGGGCGACTTCCACATGGACTGCGAGGGACGGCTCCGGCGGCGGACCCGGAGCAAGGTCGCGCCGTTCGTCTATACCGGGATCCAGATTGTCTCGAGGCGGCTGCTGCGCGACGCGCCGGACGGGCCGTTCAGCACCAACATCCTGTGGGACCGGGCGATCGACGAGGGGCGCTGCTTCGGCGCGGTCCACCAAGGACTGTGGTTCGACGTCGGCACGCCCGGTGCGATCAAGGCGACCGAGCAGGCGCTCGACCTTGCCTGAGGCGGTCCGCCCCAGCGTCTTCACCATTCCCGGCCATCGCAGCTTCGCCGACGCGCTCGCGGCGGGGA
This window harbors:
- a CDS encoding nucleotidyltransferase family protein, with product MSQTRTLSLRPEVKAAVPRTAMVMAAGLGKRMRPLTATRPKPLVELAGQALLDHVLDRLRAAGIAKVVVNVHYLADSLEAHLKARSGGLEVQVSDERELLLETGGGLVKALPMIDEDPFFAINSDNFWVDGPTDTLKLLASHWDGARMDALLLLVPQARAGNHSGLGDFHMDCEGRLRRRTRSKVAPFVYTGIQIVSRRLLRDAPDGPFSTNILWDRAIDEGRCFGAVHQGLWFDVGTPGAIKATEQALDLA